From Roseibium alexandrii DFL-11, the proteins below share one genomic window:
- a CDS encoding DUF2169 family type VI secretion system accessory protein translates to MPAIIKPSRVSVAHQTDPTKDGALTTVSAYALFDFEEPSRLLTEQALWPMVTEQMPNGAIFDKGQLKPKGEVIVAGNALSPTDAPIEGIRVSVRFERFHKELAVFGDRVWQLSDQGVQMSRPVPFLKMPIGEAQAFGGPNYAPNARGKGHGARSILEAGYDAPLPNVEDPARLIKAPDDQPVPAHFGPIAADDAARLKYLGTYDQHWIDHISPLKPDDFNPLYHCEAPEDQRFDGFFEGGETFAITGMSRGEASVGGQLPRLTARCFYKLTNTNELIETTMRCDTVTLFPNVQKAVLTFRGLLRGTDRFAEDIAAIMVGLEETDAVSRDAAYYADVYQKRTSKDEAHKYALADYQLMPDVDPAILSAKREAKLEKAAADRQKFMDNQNWAARKMLEDEGLPGDLVPPPKSDIIDDIPLVAQPTPEELENGDLDLAALLDDVKAVEDALLEKRDREMAKAELQRRAIVAATPPKLLPPHAKKPIVDDAFLARFSDLELDPDFASGLQEVTGQLTALKDRSPSGPFAGLDDNSDAAGALDETLAGIFGEPDAPSEEDIELAYTKAVARAMKQPEGSILADARKAIDEMDLSQLEGLDEAMKPPSDAIDDQFSAMIGELAETTPAPSAKQSSFKDLLASQPDDMPMDDLTAKLEEGLSKLDSPIIPKDKPGEMLETLLERVEGMQADGPQPPEGQTPSETALASVATAKDRMDEAEETMEDSMATARQQSPAPLFPLEALPEGVPIRLGAFVTGKLRDGHDFKGADLAGADLRGVDFSGMDLSGTFFEQSDLTDARFTGSNLTGAVFSGATLTGVDFSDCDMTRANLNRASAQELSLDRAKLHDLLIIQSDLSGSTGTGADLEKVRLIESNIDDMQLKQSRMTDCQILTGSADGFKATSSKLLRTMFVTLSMKGLDLSDSDLERIGFMEVKAPGMRAVNGKWLSVGIMGASDLTGSRFDGLHATESSFNTAEMPECCFLRASGTACFFNACNLEANDFRLSSFRNSLFGRSNFAGSDFFGANLFAAALTGVDLRRCSMRAANLFAADLLEAKLASCDFSGANLGMTLLEQPTHA, encoded by the coding sequence TTGCCAGCTATCATCAAACCATCCCGGGTTTCGGTAGCGCACCAAACAGACCCCACGAAGGACGGAGCGCTGACCACAGTGTCGGCTTATGCTCTATTTGACTTCGAGGAGCCTAGCCGGCTTTTGACCGAGCAAGCGCTTTGGCCGATGGTGACGGAGCAAATGCCCAACGGTGCAATCTTCGACAAGGGTCAGCTCAAGCCGAAGGGCGAAGTGATTGTTGCAGGCAATGCGCTGTCGCCGACTGATGCGCCCATAGAAGGCATCCGGGTCTCTGTCCGTTTCGAACGGTTCCATAAAGAGCTCGCCGTTTTTGGCGATCGCGTTTGGCAACTTTCGGATCAGGGCGTGCAAATGAGCCGGCCGGTTCCATTTCTCAAAATGCCGATTGGCGAAGCGCAGGCCTTCGGCGGCCCGAACTACGCACCGAATGCGCGTGGCAAAGGGCACGGAGCCAGAAGCATTCTGGAGGCCGGCTACGATGCACCGCTTCCGAATGTTGAAGATCCCGCGAGGCTGATCAAGGCGCCGGATGACCAGCCGGTTCCAGCTCATTTCGGCCCAATTGCTGCGGATGACGCCGCACGCCTGAAATATCTCGGCACGTATGATCAGCATTGGATCGACCATATCTCGCCGCTGAAACCGGATGACTTCAATCCGCTCTATCACTGCGAAGCACCAGAGGATCAACGGTTCGATGGTTTCTTTGAAGGCGGGGAAACATTTGCGATCACCGGTATGTCGCGCGGTGAGGCATCCGTTGGCGGACAACTGCCGCGTCTCACCGCCCGGTGTTTCTACAAGCTGACCAATACGAATGAGCTCATCGAAACCACGATGCGCTGCGATACCGTGACGCTTTTCCCGAATGTTCAAAAGGCCGTTCTGACATTCCGTGGCCTTTTGCGCGGCACAGACCGGTTTGCGGAAGACATTGCGGCCATCATGGTCGGCCTGGAAGAGACGGATGCAGTCAGCCGGGATGCTGCTTACTACGCTGATGTCTATCAGAAACGGACATCCAAGGACGAAGCGCACAAATATGCGCTGGCCGACTATCAGTTGATGCCGGATGTCGATCCGGCAATCCTCAGTGCCAAACGCGAAGCCAAACTGGAAAAGGCTGCGGCCGACCGGCAGAAGTTCATGGACAACCAGAATTGGGCTGCGCGCAAGATGCTGGAGGATGAAGGCCTCCCGGGAGACCTCGTCCCGCCGCCCAAGTCGGACATTATCGACGATATTCCCCTGGTGGCCCAACCAACCCCGGAAGAACTGGAAAACGGCGATCTGGATCTGGCCGCCCTTCTGGATGACGTCAAAGCGGTTGAAGACGCCCTTCTGGAAAAACGTGACCGCGAGATGGCCAAAGCAGAGCTTCAGCGCCGGGCCATTGTCGCAGCAACGCCGCCCAAATTGCTGCCGCCACACGCCAAGAAACCAATTGTCGATGACGCGTTCCTGGCTCGGTTTTCAGATCTTGAACTCGACCCGGACTTCGCATCCGGCCTTCAGGAAGTCACGGGGCAACTGACCGCCCTGAAAGACCGGTCACCCTCCGGTCCGTTTGCGGGACTGGATGACAATTCCGACGCTGCCGGGGCTCTTGATGAAACGCTGGCTGGCATCTTCGGCGAACCGGACGCGCCGTCGGAAGAAGACATCGAACTCGCGTATACCAAGGCGGTTGCGCGGGCGATGAAACAACCTGAGGGCAGTATCCTGGCAGACGCCCGGAAGGCCATAGACGAAATGGACTTGTCCCAGCTTGAAGGCTTGGATGAGGCCATGAAACCGCCCTCAGACGCCATTGACGATCAGTTCAGTGCGATGATCGGGGAGCTGGCCGAAACCACGCCTGCGCCTTCGGCAAAACAGTCATCGTTCAAAGACCTATTGGCAAGTCAACCAGATGACATGCCGATGGACGACCTAACGGCCAAACTGGAAGAAGGCCTGTCCAAACTCGATTCACCCATCATCCCGAAAGACAAACCGGGTGAGATGCTCGAAACCCTTTTGGAGCGGGTCGAGGGCATGCAAGCGGACGGACCGCAGCCGCCTGAAGGCCAAACACCGTCGGAGACGGCACTGGCGTCGGTGGCAACAGCCAAGGACCGCATGGACGAGGCGGAAGAGACCATGGAAGACTCCATGGCAACAGCCCGCCAGCAATCCCCAGCCCCGTTGTTTCCACTTGAGGCCCTGCCCGAGGGGGTTCCGATCCGTCTGGGTGCGTTTGTCACCGGAAAACTGCGCGATGGTCACGACTTCAAAGGCGCTGATCTTGCTGGCGCCGATCTACGCGGCGTTGATTTCAGCGGCATGGACCTTTCCGGAACGTTCTTCGAGCAATCAGACCTTACAGATGCCCGGTTCACAGGTTCAAACCTGACTGGAGCAGTCTTTTCCGGGGCAACGCTTACGGGTGTCGACTTTTCCGACTGCGACATGACCCGCGCCAACCTGAACAGGGCAAGCGCGCAGGAACTGTCGCTTGACCGGGCAAAACTGCATGACCTTTTGATCATCCAGTCGGACCTGTCGGGATCGACCGGCACCGGAGCGGATCTTGAGAAAGTGCGTCTGATTGAATCCAACATCGACGACATGCAGCTCAAGCAAAGCCGAATGACCGATTGTCAGATCCTGACCGGATCGGCGGACGGATTTAAAGCTACAAGCTCCAAGTTGCTTCGGACAATGTTCGTGACCCTGTCCATGAAAGGCCTGGACTTAAGCGACAGCGACCTGGAACGCATTGGTTTTATGGAAGTGAAGGCACCTGGTATGCGTGCCGTCAACGGCAAATGGCTGTCCGTTGGCATCATGGGCGCAAGCGACCTGACCGGCTCGCGCTTTGACGGACTTCATGCAACCGAAAGCTCATTCAACACGGCCGAAATGCCCGAATGCTGTTTTTTGAGGGCAAGCGGGACCGCTTGCTTCTTCAACGCATGTAACCTTGAAGCCAATGATTTCAGACTGTCTTCATTCCGCAACTCGCTGTTCGGCCGGTCCAATTTTGCAGGCAGCGATTTCTTTGGGGCCAATCTTTTTGCCGCTGCGCTCACAGGTGTCGATCTTCGGCGCTGCTCGATGCGCGCTGCCAATCTCTTCGCCGCAGACTTGCTTGAGGCCAAACTCGCCAGCTGCGATTTTTCCGGCGCCAACCTTGGCATGACACTTCTGGAGCAACCGACCCATGCCTAA
- a CDS encoding pentapeptide repeat-containing protein: MPKMPDRKPITFEDVMAFHAHEQPIMLRIASGMSFANMNLAGIRFIECDLTGCDFSGTALTDAQIVSCTLKGARFNGCNLKNSQIVSCDMEASEMRDTYVERAQIVAGNASNCDFSGSTFDQVSFAQPDLMDADFSRASFYRAVVLASDVTGASFANAVLSNFMLTDADLRPVDITGTFIDIALFADANLSGLDLSGQSWQHCTFHKGEFKGTSLNGANLSASVFAECNFEGASLRGVTANTTGFTKSKLDGVDLSGSQLTMANFAGAGLSGARFNSSQLFSAVFLEADCRAALFEQCDLRQVEFSHADLSGASLSASNFNLTKFHAAKTEQTVMLGTSGSRIETDTDRAIAELYRPDKVALDGDGAGQGGTL; this comes from the coding sequence ATGCCTAAGATGCCGGACAGAAAACCGATCACTTTTGAAGATGTCATGGCGTTCCACGCCCATGAACAACCGATCATGCTCCGCATTGCCTCGGGAATGTCCTTTGCTAACATGAACCTTGCAGGGATAAGGTTTATCGAGTGCGACTTGACCGGGTGCGACTTTTCCGGAACGGCCCTGACAGATGCGCAGATTGTGTCGTGCACGCTCAAAGGCGCACGTTTCAATGGCTGCAACTTGAAGAACAGCCAGATCGTGTCCTGCGACATGGAAGCATCAGAAATGCGCGACACGTATGTTGAGCGCGCCCAGATCGTTGCGGGGAACGCCAGCAACTGCGATTTTTCTGGCAGCACGTTCGATCAGGTGTCCTTTGCCCAGCCGGACCTGATGGATGCCGACTTTTCCAGGGCCAGCTTCTACCGGGCCGTCGTTTTGGCATCTGACGTGACCGGCGCCAGCTTTGCAAACGCGGTTCTGTCAAATTTCATGCTGACAGACGCCGATCTGCGGCCGGTGGATATCACCGGCACCTTTATCGATATTGCCTTGTTTGCCGATGCAAACCTCTCCGGCCTCGATCTTTCCGGTCAGTCCTGGCAGCACTGCACATTCCACAAGGGCGAGTTCAAGGGCACAAGTTTGAACGGTGCCAACCTCAGCGCGTCCGTGTTTGCCGAATGTAATTTTGAAGGCGCCAGCCTGCGCGGTGTCACAGCAAATACGACCGGCTTCACCAAAAGCAAACTGGACGGCGTGGATCTCTCGGGCAGCCAGCTGACCATGGCGAACTTTGCCGGTGCCGGTCTTTCTGGAGCCCGGTTCAACAGTTCGCAGCTGTTTTCCGCAGTCTTTCTGGAGGCGGATTGCCGGGCGGCTTTGTTTGAGCAATGCGATCTGCGCCAGGTCGAATTCTCGCATGCCGACCTGTCAGGTGCCTCTCTCTCGGCAAGCAATTTTAACCTTACGAAATTTCATGCAGCCAAGACCGAACAGACTGTGATGCTCGGCACATCCGGCAGCCGGATCGAGACCGATACTGATCGTGCGATTGCAGAATTATACCGGCCCGACAAGGTCGCCCTCGACGGCGATGGTGCGGGCCAAGGAGGGACACTCTGA
- a CDS encoding PAAR-like domain-containing protein → MVFVNSQGPIPGMDFSVPDIYLQTTPVGPVPIPLFSMGFRVTEIPTCFRSLIMCMPAHNMTNLAPVTVSGPGPGVASGMVCSNSRNVKGSTKLFLQCMPATRALLDPTAQNGVSPNSVGTTLVPSQIRLLNPSL, encoded by the coding sequence ATGGTGTTTGTAAACTCACAAGGCCCGATTCCCGGAATGGACTTCTCGGTTCCGGATATCTACCTGCAAACAACACCGGTCGGCCCGGTCCCGATCCCGCTTTTTTCCATGGGGTTCCGGGTGACGGAAATCCCAACCTGTTTCCGGTCACTCATCATGTGCATGCCGGCACATAATATGACAAACTTGGCGCCGGTTACGGTCAGTGGCCCTGGTCCCGGCGTGGCTTCGGGGATGGTGTGTTCCAACAGCCGGAACGTGAAGGGCTCCACCAAACTCTTCCTTCAGTGCATGCCGGCAACCCGCGCACTTTTGGACCCGACAGCGCAGAACGGCGTTTCACCCAATTCTGTCGGCACCACTCTGGTACCGTCACAAATACGTCTGCTGAACCCGAGCCTTTAA
- a CDS encoding type VI secretion system Vgr family protein, giving the protein MSSEAMQGKMSITLPGVSSSDVYVEALHGVEALTDGYRFTTDIVSKDPIKLPDMMGKAATLTLEMGEEKMEAQGLIEGAETRDPTPNREFCYRFVIEPELSMLRHSAQNQVYGTDKDVTVIDILTSELSDANKKNSNTSSSRVPRQIQYDMLPSSGDYPKLHFVMQYREHDLNFLKRMCERFGIFFSFDHSSDKEKVVFGDRKEHFTKLSGKQITEELSYRSKEQVMGTGDFGIWSFNQKFITQSGTVALREYNEETPKVDLFVSQDASFPGQGITTRYGEHYATVSEGNFIAKRRVELVETERQQFVGDSNIPLLRPGYFFQLKDHPIRDLDGLYIVTEVTHSCVNTTPLGFSSADMTPEPYRNRFVCVPFDNGFRPSIVTPKPSIPGYISAVIDGETEGKRAELDSAGRYRVRILDEESGLSQGKASYVVRKMEPYGGGDGYGSHSTLLIGTEVLLGFLHGDPDRPVILGAVSNGEQVNPVTATNQNVAHRTRTASGIIMQISDGSA; this is encoded by the coding sequence ATGAGCAGCGAAGCGATGCAGGGAAAAATGTCGATCACCCTGCCCGGCGTATCGAGCAGCGACGTCTATGTCGAAGCTCTTCACGGCGTTGAAGCCCTGACCGACGGGTATCGGTTTACGACTGATATCGTCTCGAAAGACCCTATCAAACTGCCCGACATGATGGGCAAGGCTGCCACGCTCACGCTGGAGATGGGCGAAGAAAAGATGGAGGCGCAGGGTCTCATTGAAGGCGCGGAGACACGCGACCCGACACCGAACCGCGAATTCTGTTACCGGTTCGTCATTGAACCTGAACTCTCCATGCTGCGGCACAGTGCCCAGAACCAGGTGTACGGCACGGACAAGGATGTCACCGTCATCGATATCCTGACCAGCGAGCTTAGCGATGCGAACAAGAAGAACTCGAACACCAGTTCGAGCCGCGTTCCGCGCCAGATCCAGTATGACATGCTGCCGTCCAGCGGAGATTACCCGAAACTGCATTTCGTCATGCAGTACCGGGAGCATGACCTGAATTTCCTGAAGCGCATGTGTGAGCGGTTCGGCATCTTCTTCTCCTTCGATCATTCCAGTGACAAGGAGAAGGTTGTCTTCGGCGACCGGAAGGAACACTTCACAAAGCTTTCCGGCAAACAAATCACCGAAGAGCTGTCCTATCGCAGCAAAGAACAGGTGATGGGCACCGGCGATTTCGGAATCTGGTCTTTCAACCAGAAATTCATCACCCAAAGCGGCACAGTGGCTTTGCGGGAATACAACGAAGAAACCCCGAAGGTAGATCTGTTCGTCTCGCAAGACGCCAGCTTCCCCGGCCAGGGCATCACCACCCGCTATGGTGAGCACTATGCAACCGTTTCAGAAGGCAACTTCATCGCGAAGCGGCGGGTCGAACTCGTTGAAACGGAACGCCAGCAATTCGTTGGCGATAGCAACATTCCGCTCCTGCGCCCGGGATATTTCTTTCAGTTGAAGGACCATCCGATCCGGGATCTTGACGGTCTTTATATCGTGACCGAAGTCACCCACAGCTGTGTCAATACGACACCGCTTGGCTTCAGTTCGGCCGACATGACACCGGAGCCCTACCGCAACCGCTTCGTCTGTGTTCCGTTCGACAACGGCTTCCGGCCATCCATTGTCACACCAAAGCCATCTATCCCGGGGTACATTTCCGCGGTGATCGATGGTGAGACCGAAGGAAAGCGCGCCGAACTCGACAGCGCCGGCCGGTACCGTGTCCGGATTCTGGACGAGGAAAGCGGCCTGTCGCAGGGCAAGGCAAGCTATGTCGTTCGGAAAATGGAACCTTATGGCGGCGGAGACGGTTACGGGTCCCACTCCACACTGTTGATCGGCACAGAGGTGTTGCTCGGCTTCCTGCACGGCGATCCGGACCGCCCGGTCATTCTGGGCGCGGTGTCGAACGGGGAGCAGGTCAACCCTGTCACGGCGACAAACCAGAATGTCGCGCACAGAACCCGGACAGCTTCCGGCATTATCATGCAGATCAGCGACGGTTCCGCGTAG
- a CDS encoding DUF3540 domain-containing protein: protein MKKQTSRKAETTSKTATPPPAPGNGLETGIVKALLTEQDAMVTLSDGEQIHASQAAGCLLAPAIGDTVLVYRGADQAFILSVLIRDADVSAEIGVAGAKEVALKSEGRLTVSAPDVNVSARRMNVLAESVTQTGKQLITNFTRSMETLVDKMVNARTITTTAQSRSSSVKETETLKAGILVQNIDSVATQNSDISMITAEEDVRLDAKRVSVG, encoded by the coding sequence ATGAAAAAACAAACATCCCGCAAGGCGGAAACGACATCCAAAACAGCGACACCGCCGCCCGCTCCCGGCAACGGCCTTGAAACCGGCATCGTCAAGGCGCTCCTGACAGAACAGGACGCCATGGTGACCTTGTCGGACGGTGAGCAAATCCATGCAAGCCAAGCGGCCGGTTGCCTTTTGGCCCCCGCGATCGGCGATACGGTTCTGGTTTACCGCGGTGCCGATCAGGCGTTCATACTGTCGGTCCTGATCCGCGACGCCGATGTATCTGCAGAAATCGGAGTTGCAGGTGCAAAGGAAGTCGCGCTGAAATCCGAGGGGCGCCTCACCGTGTCCGCACCGGATGTTAATGTGAGTGCGCGGCGTATGAACGTGCTGGCGGAAAGCGTGACTCAGACCGGAAAGCAATTGATCACCAACTTCACCCGCTCAATGGAAACGCTGGTGGACAAGATGGTCAACGCCCGGACCATCACGACGACTGCGCAAAGCCGCAGCAGCTCGGTCAAGGAGACCGAAACGCTCAAGGCCGGTATCCTTGTTCAGAACATCGACAGCGTCGCCACTCAAAACAGCGACATCTCCATGATTACGGCGGAAGAAGATGTCCGGCTCGATGCCAAACGCGTCAGCGTCGGCTAA